One segment of Carya illinoinensis cultivar Pawnee chromosome 1, C.illinoinensisPawnee_v1, whole genome shotgun sequence DNA contains the following:
- the LOC122275208 gene encoding uncharacterized protein LOC122275208: protein MAAFGRPLPPAEFVPYLFTCLGLNYDALVSFVTTQLEPISPMELLGHLLAHEAHLLHHLDMCTFPMEAFANLTTNSSLTSIGRGPRSGQSSYMDAMVVVFNHIVVVLALQDCKLGKMLLHETTNDGLYSFSQLAPSPSAQTNLLSVPLWHSRLGHPSIKLITYILQQHNLPYQYTVTPFCNACA from the exons ATGGCTGCATTTGGTCGACCTTTACCTCCTGCCGAGTTTGTTCCTTACCTTTTCACTTGCCTTGGCTTGAATTATGATGCCCTTGTTTCTTTTGTCACTACTCAGCTTGAACCCATTTCTCCTATGGAACTGCTTGGCCACTTACTGGCCCATGAAGCACATTTGCTTCATCACTTAGATATGTGTACCTTCCCTATGGAAGCTTTTGCCAATCTTACAACAAACTCTTCCCTTACTTCAATTGGCCGAGGGCCTCGTAGTGGTCAAAGTTCATATATGGATGCAATGGTGGTTGTTTTTAATCACATCGTGGTCGTGCTAGCACTACAG GACTGCAAATTGGGGAAGATGCTTCTTCACGAGACAACAAATGATGGTTTATACTCCTTCTCACAATTGGCTCCATCACCATCAGCTCAAACCAATCTTCTCTCGGTTCCTCTATGGCACTCAAGACTTGGCCATCCTTCCATCAAACTTATTACCTATATCCTTCAGCAACATAATTTACCTTATCAGTATACTGTAACTCCTTTTTGTAATGCATGTGCTTAG
- the LOC122300102 gene encoding uncharacterized protein LOC122300102, whose product MARTFFCKLLTYVFSEDDSDVHTDEVNGQSSRQRDNRHPRKFIQRDHAQGHERLFRDYFAENPESTAMESLKRFSETIVNVFSDEYLRSSNANDIARLLLVGEQRGFPGMLGSIDCMHWKWKNCPAAWKGMYSGHIHEPTIILEAVASYDLWIWHAFFGMPGSHNDINVLERSFIFTELAQGPAPAVNYTINGNDYTMGYYLADGIYPKWRTFVKTIPSPRGNKKKNFVKAQESARKDVERAFSSVSSSSLKGFKKTYYGKSDAHTFI is encoded by the exons ATGGCTCGTACCTTCTTTTGCAAATTATTGACATACGTATTctctgaagatgatagcgatgttCATACTGATGAGGTCAATGGACAGTCATCGAGGCAGCGTGACAATAGGCACCCACGTAAGTTTATTCAGCGTGATCATGCCCAGGGGCACGAGCGCTTATTTCGTGATTATTTCGCAGAAAATCca gaaagcaccgcaatggagagcctaaaaagattctctgagacaatagtaaatgttttttcagatgaatatttGCGGTCTTCAAATGCTAATGATATAGCCCGATTGCTGTTGGTTGGTGAACAACGAGGATTCCCAGGAATGCTCggaagcattgattgcatgcattggaagtggaaaaattgtcCAGCAGCctggaaaggtatgtactctggccacatccatgaaccaactattattttagaagcagttgcttcatatgatctttggatatggcatgcatttttcGGTATGCCCGGTTCACATAACGACATTAATGTACTAgaaagatcttttatttttacggaACTTGCTCAAGGGCCTGCTCCTGCTGTCAATTACACTATCAATGGCAACGACTACACTATGGGGTATTACCTTGCGGAtggtatttatcccaagtggcgaacttttgtgaagacgattccatcaccacgagggaataagaagaaaaattttgtgaaagcacaagaatccgCAAGAAAAGATGTCGAGCGTGCATTCTCAAGTGTGTCATCAAGCAGTTTAAAAGGATTTAAAAAGACCTACTATGGAAAAAGCGATGCTCATACATTTATATAA